One genomic segment of Paenibacillus xylanexedens includes these proteins:
- a CDS encoding transglycosylase domain-containing protein, with protein sequence MVDVNKKKPDEQPVRKRSFARRLGSFVKWMVVLGFMGALFVGGALMGYVSSIVKDEPVRSRALIEQKVSENSITGFAYFADGSPIGQLRTEEDRRPVTTDQIPQKVIDAVISIEDNHFYEHKGVDMSGTLRAVKQKVLKESVQTGGSTLTQQLARRVFLNLDRTEDRKVKEILLSLRLERFLTKDEIMTAYLNKVPFGNGSSGYNVYGIKAAAKGLFNINDLEKINIAQAAYLAGLPQLPSSYSAFNGKGDFVEENFDRAINRQHLVLRRMLELGKINQSEHDEALAFDIKSSLAPKTIKAYNTYPYLMMETERQAAQILMKQMNSDTAESTDKATDADTPQKESSALLEEAQTQLRTGGYRIYTTINKSIYKTMRTIAEDDSNFSVDDPVKGKEQTAAMLINHKTGAILGMIEGRDFQDEQMNYATQMIRQPGSTMKPIAAYLPALDEGLVQPASIIDDSPIILKNGPSGYHIAKNANNRYQGLVTARRALNYSLNIPALKLFNEEVGIEKAWTFAKKLGITTIQKEDYQAQTGVLGGLQYGVTVEELTSAYGAIANNGVYNDSYMISKIVDSKGNIVYKHDTEPVQAFSEQTAYLMTDMLRTVITEGTADKVRENYKYSKSVPIVGKTGSTQNYADVWFEGYTPDVTLGVWVGYKQPVNTLESKSQRKRAQQLWSKILNEVIDTQKDLFVTDSFKKPSGIETRTVSAYSGKLPTSMTDKFVTDIFNSKFVPKDSDDGVAKARYITYNGVNYIPRDGTPSDMLKEKTVIKRKKPISDLIKELQNAFSRMSRHESLAYYLPEDAGADMPTQIDPRTDNGKAPDAPGNVRISTSGDRAVITFNATPENDVVGYRLYRSVNGGGFQNQGQVVLTGESRSFSAYAAQGGNFAFYVTAVDVAGRESAPSATVNSAGVAPPVEEEIDEPIEVPGTVVTPGETQTDNTTTTAPGTPGQVSVSALTQGLRIQWASSPNADSYTVYYSETGSAPYTKIGTTAGNTMDYGVPASTSGWFKVSASNSAGESEPSAAIHFLP encoded by the coding sequence ATGGTTGATGTTAATAAGAAAAAGCCCGATGAACAGCCTGTACGCAAACGCAGCTTTGCCCGCAGACTGGGAAGTTTCGTCAAATGGATGGTTGTCCTTGGATTTATGGGGGCACTATTTGTAGGCGGTGCTTTGATGGGATACGTCAGTTCCATTGTGAAAGACGAGCCTGTCCGTTCAAGGGCCCTGATTGAACAAAAAGTCAGCGAAAACTCCATCACAGGCTTTGCTTACTTTGCCGACGGCAGTCCGATCGGTCAATTACGTACGGAAGAAGACAGGCGTCCGGTCACTACGGACCAGATCCCACAAAAGGTTATTGATGCTGTCATTTCGATTGAAGACAATCATTTTTACGAACATAAAGGTGTAGACATGAGCGGGACACTACGTGCCGTGAAACAAAAAGTGCTGAAAGAATCAGTACAAACCGGCGGTAGTACACTGACTCAGCAATTGGCGCGTCGTGTGTTTTTGAATCTGGATCGCACGGAAGATCGGAAAGTGAAAGAAATCTTGCTCTCACTCCGACTCGAACGTTTCCTGACCAAAGACGAGATTATGACAGCCTATCTGAACAAAGTTCCTTTTGGTAATGGTTCCAGCGGATACAACGTTTACGGAATCAAAGCGGCCGCCAAAGGATTGTTCAATATTAACGATCTAGAAAAAATCAACATCGCTCAGGCTGCTTATCTTGCTGGATTGCCACAACTCCCCTCCTCTTACTCTGCCTTTAACGGTAAAGGCGATTTTGTAGAGGAAAATTTTGACCGCGCAATCAACCGTCAGCATCTGGTATTACGCCGTATGCTTGAACTGGGCAAAATCAATCAGTCCGAGCATGACGAAGCTCTAGCTTTTGATATCAAAAGCTCACTCGCTCCGAAGACCATCAAGGCTTACAACACTTATCCATATCTTATGATGGAAACGGAACGACAAGCTGCACAGATTTTGATGAAACAGATGAATTCCGACACAGCTGAATCTACAGACAAAGCTACGGATGCAGACACACCTCAGAAGGAAAGCAGTGCATTATTAGAGGAAGCTCAGACGCAACTGCGGACAGGTGGATATCGTATATACACGACCATCAACAAAAGTATCTACAAAACGATGCGTACCATTGCGGAAGATGACAGCAATTTCTCAGTAGATGATCCTGTCAAAGGAAAAGAACAAACTGCTGCCATGCTGATTAATCACAAAACCGGTGCTATTCTGGGTATGATTGAGGGCCGGGATTTCCAGGATGAACAGATGAACTACGCAACGCAGATGATACGTCAGCCAGGTTCAACGATGAAACCTATAGCCGCTTATCTTCCTGCGCTAGATGAAGGTCTTGTTCAGCCAGCTTCAATTATTGATGACTCACCGATCATTCTCAAAAATGGTCCGAGCGGCTACCACATTGCCAAGAATGCCAACAACCGGTATCAGGGACTGGTCACTGCGCGCAGAGCACTGAATTATTCTCTTAATATACCGGCTCTGAAGTTGTTTAATGAAGAAGTAGGGATCGAGAAGGCTTGGACCTTCGCCAAAAAACTGGGGATTACCACCATTCAGAAGGAAGACTATCAGGCTCAGACCGGTGTTCTCGGTGGTCTCCAATACGGTGTAACCGTTGAAGAATTAACCAGTGCCTATGGTGCTATCGCCAATAATGGTGTATATAACGATTCTTACATGATTAGCAAAATTGTAGATTCCAAAGGAAACATCGTTTATAAACATGATACTGAACCTGTCCAAGCCTTCTCGGAGCAGACAGCATACCTGATGACCGATATGCTGCGGACCGTTATTACAGAAGGAACGGCAGATAAAGTACGTGAAAATTACAAATATTCCAAGAGTGTGCCAATCGTAGGTAAAACAGGTTCCACTCAAAACTACGCAGATGTCTGGTTTGAAGGTTATACCCCAGATGTCACACTTGGCGTGTGGGTTGGATACAAACAGCCAGTGAATACGCTGGAAAGTAAATCACAGAGAAAACGTGCGCAGCAACTGTGGTCGAAAATCCTGAACGAAGTGATCGATACGCAAAAAGATCTGTTCGTTACGGATTCATTCAAAAAACCGTCTGGCATCGAAACGCGCACGGTGTCTGCATACAGTGGCAAGTTGCCAACATCCATGACTGACAAATTTGTTACGGATATTTTCAACAGCAAGTTTGTGCCGAAGGATAGCGATGACGGTGTAGCCAAAGCCAGGTACATTACTTACAATGGTGTAAACTATATTCCGCGTGACGGAACACCTTCGGACATGTTGAAGGAAAAAACAGTAATCAAGCGTAAAAAACCAATCTCGGATCTCATCAAAGAATTGCAAAATGCATTCTCACGTATGAGTCGACATGAGTCACTTGCTTATTATCTTCCTGAAGATGCTGGTGCAGACATGCCAACACAGATTGATCCAAGGACAGATAACGGCAAAGCTCCTGATGCACCAGGCAACGTACGCATCTCAACCTCGGGTGACAGAGCTGTCATTACATTTAATGCCACACCTGAAAATGATGTCGTGGGTTATCGTCTGTACCGTTCTGTAAACGGTGGAGGATTCCAGAACCAGGGTCAGGTTGTCCTGACTGGTGAATCCAGATCATTCTCTGCATATGCAGCGCAAGGCGGTAACTTCGCCTTCTATGTAACGGCAGTGGATGTTGCCGGCAGAGAGTCTGCTCCTAGCGCTACAGTAAATAGTGCTGGTGTAGCTCCTCCTGTGGAAGAAGAGATTGATGAACCGATTGAAGTTCCAGGTACAGTCGTTACGCCGGGAGAAACGCAGACCGATAATACAACAACGACAGCCCCAGGCACACCTGGTCAAGTCAGCGTATCTGCCCTCACTCAAGGACTGCGTATTCAATGGGCGTCCAGTCCAAACGCAGATAGTTATACTGTATATTACAGTGAAACAGGCTCGGCTCCTTATACCAAAATCGGAACAACAGCGGGAAATACCATGGATTATGGAGTACCCGCATCGACCAGTGGATGGTTCAAGGTATCTGCCAGCAACAGTGCGGGTGAATCCGAACCTTCTGCAGCCATACATTTTCTACCCTGA
- the acsA gene encoding acetate--CoA ligase, translating into MSQAHGEMLQTVVSESNLGDYTEARSRFDWESVERHFTWHASGKVNMAHEAIDRHVLEGRGGKTALLYSDASREESYTFADLSEQSSRFGNVLRKYGIAKGERVFIFMPRSPELYFSLLGILKAGAIAGPLFEAFMETAVKDRLEDSGAVALVTTPELLKRIKRSELPELKHIFIVGGGAQTEEGLIDFDAEMSAASDEMEVEWLNREDGLLIHYTSGSTGKPKGVYHVQNAMIQHYYTGKVVLDLREDDVYWCTADPGWVTGTSYGIFAPWLNGVTNVIRGGRFSPQDWYSTIQKNKVTVWYSAPTAFRMLMGAGEETIAQHDLSSLRHVMSVGEPLNPEVVRWGWKAYGQRIHDTWWMTETGAQLICNYPGMPIKPGSMGRPLPGIDAAIIDDRGQELPPYSMGNLAIRAPWPSMMAKIWNNPVKYEEYFRLTGWYVSGDSAYMDEEGYFWFQGRIDDVINSSGERIGPFEVESKLVEHPAVAEAGVIGKPDVTRGEIIKAFVALREGYEATPELKEEIYRFVKEGLSAHAAPREIEFKDKLPKTRSGKIMRRVLKAWELDLPTGDLSTIED; encoded by the coding sequence ATGAGTCAAGCACATGGTGAGATGCTGCAAACGGTTGTGTCTGAATCTAATCTGGGCGATTACACGGAGGCGAGAAGCCGGTTCGATTGGGAATCGGTGGAAAGGCACTTTACGTGGCACGCCAGCGGAAAAGTAAACATGGCGCATGAAGCGATTGATCGTCATGTACTGGAAGGAAGGGGCGGAAAAACCGCTTTATTGTATAGCGATGCTTCACGTGAAGAGTCCTATACTTTTGCTGATCTGAGTGAACAGTCGAGTCGGTTCGGGAACGTTCTCCGCAAATATGGCATAGCCAAAGGGGAACGAGTGTTTATTTTTATGCCTCGAAGTCCTGAGCTGTATTTTAGTCTCCTGGGTATATTGAAAGCTGGAGCCATCGCGGGCCCGTTGTTCGAAGCTTTTATGGAAACGGCTGTGAAGGATCGGCTGGAGGATAGCGGAGCAGTAGCGCTCGTCACCACTCCGGAATTGCTAAAACGCATCAAACGTTCCGAATTGCCCGAGCTCAAACATATATTTATTGTGGGTGGGGGCGCGCAGACTGAGGAGGGACTCATCGATTTTGATGCAGAGATGTCTGCCGCTTCGGATGAGATGGAAGTAGAGTGGCTGAATCGTGAGGATGGTTTGCTTATTCATTATACCTCAGGCTCTACGGGTAAACCCAAAGGGGTGTACCATGTTCAAAATGCCATGATTCAGCACTATTATACAGGTAAGGTTGTTCTGGATTTACGTGAGGATGATGTATACTGGTGCACTGCTGACCCTGGTTGGGTGACGGGCACCTCTTACGGTATCTTTGCTCCATGGCTCAACGGAGTAACCAATGTGATACGGGGTGGTCGTTTCAGTCCTCAAGATTGGTACAGCACCATCCAGAAGAACAAAGTCACGGTCTGGTACAGTGCGCCAACGGCCTTCCGTATGCTGATGGGAGCGGGAGAAGAGACCATTGCCCAGCATGATCTGAGCAGTCTGCGTCATGTCATGTCTGTCGGTGAACCGCTCAATCCGGAGGTTGTTCGTTGGGGGTGGAAAGCCTATGGTCAGCGGATTCATGATACATGGTGGATGACGGAAACAGGTGCACAGCTGATCTGTAACTATCCCGGAATGCCGATTAAGCCTGGCTCCATGGGACGTCCGTTGCCTGGAATCGATGCAGCGATTATTGATGATCGCGGGCAGGAATTACCGCCGTACAGTATGGGTAATCTGGCCATACGGGCACCTTGGCCATCCATGATGGCGAAGATCTGGAATAACCCGGTGAAATACGAGGAGTATTTCAGGCTTACGGGCTGGTATGTATCCGGTGACTCCGCTTATATGGATGAAGAAGGATATTTCTGGTTCCAGGGACGTATTGATGATGTGATTAATTCGTCAGGCGAGCGTATCGGCCCCTTTGAGGTCGAGAGCAAGCTTGTGGAGCATCCTGCGGTAGCAGAGGCGGGTGTAATCGGTAAGCCGGATGTGACACGTGGGGAGATCATCAAGGCCTTTGTGGCGCTTCGTGAAGGATATGAGGCGACACCGGAGCTGAAAGAAGAGATCTATCGTTTTGTCAAAGAGGGCCTGTCTGCCCACGCTGCTCCGCGTGAGATTGAGTTCAAGGATAAACTGCCCAAGACACGTTCCGGCAAGATCATGCGCCGTGTGCTGAAGGCCTGGGAGCTTGATCTGCCAACAGGAGATCTATCCACCATTGAAGACTAA
- a CDS encoding GNAT family N-acetyltransferase, with the protein MEHIKEHHMRSIFKYGHRITVEGPVQAEEITRLAFHPDLDAFRRPTEQQEALAEIAALPEGRIIIAHENETIIGYVTFHYADDCERWSEGNMTDLIELGAIEVADDYRSLGIGREMLLTALEDKYMENYIIFTTEYYWHWDLKGSGLNVWDYRKMMERLMETIDMTWYATDDPEICSHPANCLMVRIGSQVPITSEEQFDRVRFRHRFMY; encoded by the coding sequence ATGGAACATATCAAAGAACATCATATGCGTTCCATCTTCAAGTACGGCCACCGAATTACTGTTGAAGGCCCCGTGCAGGCCGAGGAGATAACCCGTCTTGCCTTCCATCCGGATCTGGATGCCTTTCGGCGCCCAACGGAGCAGCAAGAAGCTCTGGCCGAGATCGCAGCATTGCCTGAAGGGCGAATTATCATTGCACATGAAAATGAAACGATTATCGGCTATGTAACCTTTCACTATGCGGATGATTGTGAACGCTGGTCCGAGGGCAATATGACTGATCTGATAGAGCTTGGGGCAATCGAGGTTGCGGACGACTATCGCTCGCTTGGCATTGGACGTGAGATGTTACTTACCGCTTTGGAAGATAAATACATGGAGAACTACATTATTTTCACCACAGAATATTATTGGCATTGGGATCTGAAGGGCAGCGGACTAAACGTATGGGATTATCGCAAAATGATGGAGAGGCTGATGGAAACGATCGACATGACCTGGTATGCAACAGACGACCCCGAAATCTGTTCACATCCTGCGAACTGTTTGATGGTACGTATCGGAAGTCAGGTGCCCATCACATCGGAAGAACAGTTTGATCGGGTACGCTTCCGCCATCGGTTCATGTACTAA
- a CDS encoding 5'-methylthioadenosine/adenosylhomocysteine nucleosidase — MRETIGIIGAMDEEVELLLAGMKQLETVKQTGITYVAGEWLGKQIVVCKSGVGKVNAAVTTQILIDRFQVNRIIFTGVAGAVNPELNIGDMVISSVCVQHDMDVTPLGFARGVIPYQETSAFPAEASLITLAEEACKAQGANYLIGKVLSGDQFIANKDTVNMLYTEMDGACAEMEGAAVAQVCYMNRVPFVVLRGMSDKADGSAHVNFAEFTVESSQRSHRIVEHMLENM, encoded by the coding sequence ATGCGTGAAACGATTGGGATTATCGGAGCGATGGATGAGGAAGTCGAGCTTTTGCTGGCAGGTATGAAGCAGCTTGAGACGGTCAAACAAACCGGCATTACATACGTTGCAGGTGAGTGGCTTGGCAAGCAAATTGTCGTGTGCAAATCTGGCGTAGGTAAAGTAAATGCAGCGGTTACGACGCAGATCTTGATTGATCGTTTTCAGGTTAATCGGATTATCTTCACAGGTGTTGCGGGTGCAGTTAACCCGGAGTTGAACATTGGGGATATGGTTATATCGTCTGTATGTGTTCAGCACGACATGGATGTAACGCCACTGGGGTTCGCACGCGGGGTTATTCCTTACCAGGAGACATCTGCATTCCCTGCCGAGGCTTCGCTTATTACACTGGCTGAAGAAGCGTGTAAAGCACAGGGAGCCAATTACCTGATCGGTAAAGTGTTATCTGGAGACCAATTTATTGCAAATAAAGATACAGTTAACATGTTATATACTGAGATGGACGGTGCATGTGCGGAGATGGAAGGGGCTGCAGTTGCTCAGGTCTGTTACATGAATCGAGTACCGTTTGTTGTCCTGCGTGGGATGTCAGATAAAGCGGATGGTTCGGCGCATGTTAACTTTGCTGAATTTACCGTGGAATCTTCGCAGCGTTCACATCGTATTGTGGAGCATATGTTAGAAAATATGTAA